The Streptomyces sp. ALI-76-A nucleotide sequence CAGGGCGCGGACGGCGGCGACACTGGCCGCGTCCGGGACCTTCATCATCCGGTCGATCGCGCCGGGCACGAAGCTCGGCTCCATGCGCGGCCGTCCGATGCCCTCGATCCGGGATCCGCAGTCGCAGGTGACGTCCGGATCGCCGGTGGTCCAGCCCTCGAAGAAACAGGAGTTCTCCGGATCGGCGACACAGATGCGGGTGTCGTGCTGCATGTAGTGGACGTAGCGCGCGAGGGTCGCCGAGGTGCCGCCGGTGCCGGCCGTGGCGACGATCCACGCGGGCTCCGGGAACCGCTCCGACGCCAGCTGACGGAAGATGGATTCGGCGATGTTGTTGTTGCCGCGCCAGTCCGTGGCCCGTTCCGCGTAGGTGAACTGGTCCATGTAGTGGCCGCCGGTCTCCACCGCCAGGCGGGCCGACTCCTCGTACATCTTCCGGGAGTCGTCCACGAAGTGGCACTGCCCGCCGTGGAACTCGATCAGGCGGATCTTCTCGGCGCTGGTCGTGCGCGGCATGACGGCGATGAAGGGCACTCCGATCAGCTTCGCGAAGTACGCCTCGGACACGGCCGTCGAACCGCTGGAGGCTTCGATCACCGGGCGGCCCGGCCGGATCCAGCCATTGCACAGACCGTAGAGGAACAGGGAGCGGGCCAGCCGGTGTTTGAGGCTGCCGGTCGGATGGGTCGACTCGTCCTTCAGGTACAGGTCGATGCCCCACCGCTCGGGCAGCGGGAACCGCAGCAGATGCGTGTCGGCCGAGCGGTTCAGGTCCGCCTGGACCTTGCGCACCGCCTCTTTCAGCCAGCCGCGATAGGCCCCGTCGGTGCGGTCGACGTCGAGGGTTTCGCCGGTCCGGATCTGTGCGGGGGTGCTCACGGCAGGCTCCTTACGTTCCGCGCCGACGGCGCCTCGCGCGGTCGGCACACCGATCATAGACACCTTCCTGCACGCTTCTCACCTGCATAAACACCTCTTTGGGCGACTCAAAGGCAGCCCTGGGGTGCGATGGCGCGGCCCCGTGGGGGGCGCATTCGCGCGAGTGCTCCGGGTGCTCACGGCGAGGCGGCCATGCGCACTGGTGCTCGGCGGCCGGGACGGGCAGACTGCCCGACGGGACGAAGGTCCTGGACGGGGGCGCGCATTGGATCACGACAGGAACGGGACAACGGCTCACGCGTGAGCGCGAGCCGGCAGAGCCACGCACAAGGGGGGCGGAGCCAGATGGCGGAGCCGGAGTTCAGGGCCACGGGCGTGCGGATCGGGAAGCG carries:
- a CDS encoding PLP-dependent cysteine synthase family protein, whose translation is MSTPAQIRTGETLDVDRTDGAYRGWLKEAVRKVQADLNRSADTHLLRFPLPERWGIDLYLKDESTHPTGSLKHRLARSLFLYGLCNGWIRPGRPVIEASSGSTAVSEAYFAKLIGVPFIAVMPRTTSAEKIRLIEFHGGQCHFVDDSRKMYEESARLAVETGGHYMDQFTYAERATDWRGNNNIAESIFRQLASERFPEPAWIVATAGTGGTSATLARYVHYMQHDTRICVADPENSCFFEGWTTGDPDVTCDCGSRIEGIGRPRMEPSFVPGAIDRMMKVPDAASVAAVRALERTIGRRAGGSTGTGLWSALKIVAEMVAEGRQGSVVTLLCDPGDRYLDKYYSDAWLAEQGLDIAPYTAAITSLLETGVWRRDVTPDAP